A genomic segment from Geitlerinema sp. PCC 7407 encodes:
- a CDS encoding DUF6464 family protein, which translates to MELDSLPTEVILTHSRQSLGNVHLDWMPQPGSYLDFNGQTYAVLERRHRYQLKSGRYRLHKVALYVQSAARPSERTLVQGRWVLGDAKCRYNALSELLRCAVNPAGPCEGCRHFELASLDA; encoded by the coding sequence ATGGAGCTAGATTCGCTACCCACCGAGGTGATCTTGACGCATTCGCGTCAGTCCCTCGGCAATGTTCATTTGGACTGGATGCCCCAGCCCGGCAGCTATCTGGACTTCAACGGCCAGACCTACGCTGTGCTGGAGCGTCGTCACCGCTATCAACTGAAGTCTGGCCGCTATCGCCTGCACAAGGTGGCGCTCTACGTACAGTCTGCGGCTCGGCCCTCAGAACGGACCCTGGTCCAGGGGCGATGGGTTCTGGGGGACGCCAAGTGCCGCTACAACGCTCTGTCGGAGCTGTTGCGCTGCGCTGTCAATCCAGCGGGTCCGTGTGAGGGCTGCCGGCACTTTGAGCTGGCCTCTCTAGACGCCTAG
- the fmt gene encoding methionyl-tRNA formyltransferase, whose protein sequence is MRIVFFGTPQFAVPTLDRLLEHPEFEVVAVVTQPDKRRGRGSQLIPSPVKERAIAHQIPVWQPTRIKKDADILQQLRETQADAFVVVAYGQILSPEILAMPRLGCINVHGSLLPEYRGAAPIQWCLRHGATVTGITTMQMDAGMDTGPMLLKATVPIGLFDSAADLAQSLATVGADLLIETLLEGDRGALMPEPQDDAQATYAPLIQKSDYELDWSQPAIALHNQVRGFYPACVTIFREAPLKVMATAPISAATLPQLPDALQAQASSLTDLAGQPGEVVALLKNLGPVIQTGDGLLLLQQVQMAGKRPQSGWDFANGARLTLGETLGV, encoded by the coding sequence ATGAGAATTGTGTTTTTTGGGACTCCCCAGTTTGCTGTGCCGACCCTCGATCGCTTGCTGGAGCATCCCGAGTTTGAGGTGGTGGCGGTGGTGACGCAGCCGGACAAGCGGCGGGGGCGGGGCAGCCAGCTGATCCCTTCGCCGGTCAAGGAGCGGGCGATCGCCCACCAGATCCCGGTCTGGCAGCCCACCCGGATCAAAAAAGACGCTGACATCTTGCAGCAGCTGCGAGAGACCCAGGCCGATGCCTTCGTGGTGGTTGCCTACGGCCAGATTCTGTCCCCCGAAATTTTGGCCATGCCGCGCCTGGGCTGCATTAATGTCCATGGCTCTCTGCTGCCCGAATATCGCGGAGCCGCGCCCATCCAGTGGTGTCTGCGCCACGGCGCGACGGTAACGGGCATCACCACCATGCAAATGGACGCAGGCATGGACACCGGCCCCATGCTGCTCAAGGCGACCGTTCCCATTGGCCTGTTTGATAGCGCGGCGGACCTCGCCCAGTCCCTGGCCACTGTCGGCGCAGACCTGCTGATCGAGACGCTGCTAGAGGGCGATCGCGGCGCCCTGATGCCCGAGCCCCAGGACGACGCCCAGGCCACCTACGCCCCGCTGATCCAAAAATCTGACTATGAGCTCGACTGGTCTCAGCCAGCGATCGCCCTGCATAACCAAGTGCGCGGCTTCTACCCCGCCTGCGTCACCATTTTTCGCGAAGCGCCCCTCAAGGTCATGGCGACCGCGCCCATCAGCGCCGCCACCCTTCCCCAGCTACCCGATGCCCTGCAAGCTCAGGCCTCCAGCCTCACCGACCTAGCGGGCCAGCCTGGAGAAGTCGTTGCCCTGCTCAAAAACCTGGGGCCTGTGATCCAAACCGGCGACGGACTCTTGCTGTTGCAGCAGGTGCAAATGGCGGGCAAGCGGCCCCAGTCGGGCTGGGATTTCGCCAATGGCGCCCGCCTAACCCTCGGCGAAACCCTAGGCGTCTAG
- a CDS encoding PLP-dependent aminotransferase family protein: MRILLDRHSPEPIYLQIRDRFRRLITAGMLQPGDRLPSIRALASSVQVNKLTVVEAYNVLEADGLIHARQGAGYFVSDRAIAKPPKESTFSPRQEVIIPDRWGCSFFDLYTTSLHVKDQPEIIDFTSGFSQPLGLEDLQRLARRAMGQLPESLFCYDYAQGQQTLRQQIARLLMQEGLAVSPDHLIVTNGSQQGLALAIQAYVRPGDWVIVESPTYHGTLALLETLGARVIGIPMAPDGMNLTLLAQYLESHRPKLIYTVSTLHNPTGITTSQAHRQALLDLAEHYDCWILEDNAYEGLNFEPVPPPIKALDTRDRVIYLGTFSKTLTPGLRVGYVVATGPDHQNLLERKLLQDLHVSTVSQAIVSEYLASGHYRHHLSRLRHHNQRSQQAMLQALEQHFPLEASWTVPQGGMFLWVELPDRLPLREICNQAIAHQVLVSCGDAFFPGQRGYPAMRLNFSQPPEAIERGIRVLGTLLKQHSLRLTG; the protein is encoded by the coding sequence GTGAGGATTTTGCTGGATCGCCACTCGCCGGAGCCAATCTATCTGCAAATTCGCGATCGCTTTCGGCGGCTGATCACGGCGGGCATGCTGCAACCGGGCGATCGCCTGCCCTCGATTCGCGCCCTGGCCAGCAGCGTCCAGGTCAACAAGCTCACCGTCGTTGAGGCCTACAACGTCTTGGAGGCGGACGGCCTGATCCATGCGCGCCAGGGGGCGGGGTATTTTGTCAGCGATCGCGCGATCGCCAAGCCTCCCAAGGAGTCCACGTTTTCGCCCCGCCAAGAGGTGATCATCCCCGATCGCTGGGGCTGCTCATTTTTTGACCTCTACACCACCTCTTTGCACGTCAAAGACCAGCCGGAGATTATCGACTTCACCTCTGGCTTTTCTCAGCCCCTGGGCCTAGAAGACTTGCAGCGGCTGGCGCGTCGGGCCATGGGCCAGCTGCCCGAGAGCCTCTTTTGCTACGACTATGCCCAGGGCCAGCAAACCCTGCGCCAGCAGATCGCGCGCCTCTTGATGCAGGAGGGCTTGGCGGTGTCCCCCGATCACCTGATCGTCACCAACGGCTCCCAGCAGGGCTTGGCGCTGGCGATTCAGGCCTATGTCCGGCCGGGAGACTGGGTGATCGTAGAGAGCCCCACCTACCACGGCACCCTGGCCCTGCTGGAGACCCTGGGAGCGCGGGTGATTGGCATTCCCATGGCCCCCGACGGCATGAACCTAACGCTGCTGGCCCAGTACCTAGAGAGCCATCGCCCCAAGCTGATCTACACCGTCAGTACGCTGCACAACCCCACGGGCATCACGACTTCCCAGGCCCATCGCCAAGCGCTGCTCGATCTGGCGGAGCATTACGACTGCTGGATTTTGGAGGACAACGCCTACGAAGGGCTCAATTTTGAGCCGGTGCCGCCGCCGATCAAGGCCCTGGACACCCGCGATCGCGTGATTTATCTGGGGACCTTTTCCAAGACGCTGACGCCGGGGCTGCGGGTGGGCTATGTGGTGGCGACGGGGCCAGACCACCAAAACCTGCTGGAGCGGAAGCTGCTGCAAGATCTGCACGTCTCGACGGTGTCCCAGGCGATCGTCAGCGAGTATCTGGCGTCGGGGCACTACCGCCACCACCTCAGCCGCCTGCGCCACCACAACCAGCGCAGCCAGCAGGCGATGCTCCAGGCCCTAGAGCAGCACTTTCCCTTGGAGGCGTCGTGGACGGTGCCCCAGGGCGGAATGTTTTTGTGGGTGGAGCTGCCCGATCGGCTGCCGCTGCGGGAAATCTGCAACCAGGCGATCGCCCATCAGGTGCTGGTGTCCTGCGGCGACGCGTTTTTCCCAGGGCAGCGGGGCTATCCGGCCATGCGCCTGAACTTTTCCCAGCCGCCGGAGGCCATCGAGCGGGGCATTCGGGTCTTGGGGACGCTGCTCAAGCAGCACAGCCTCCGTCTGACGGGCTAA
- a CDS encoding DUF3038 domain-containing protein, with protein sequence MDVSLSVMQPNSSPAQSSPIILDSLPNYLSGDRGCPRRARLHIDLILLAIEALDLGGSEAILAVAQELGLQPIIKNRVVLWRLRSTNPLRRYSQRRPLSQDEAKALVIIASHLARRLTVLIRQLLLAHQQLQDKKLSVEHHFRLSEYLERFRAHFRSRMNPKRAGVISYNNSPERLNELAMNLLGQLLFCTGTAGTQRFWCSLFDGEVE encoded by the coding sequence ATGGACGTTTCTCTTAGCGTAATGCAACCCAACAGTTCACCTGCCCAGTCTTCCCCTATCATCTTGGACAGCTTGCCAAACTACCTGAGCGGCGATCGCGGTTGTCCCCGGCGGGCGCGGCTGCACATCGACCTCATCCTCTTGGCAATCGAAGCCCTCGACCTGGGAGGCTCGGAAGCGATCTTAGCCGTCGCGCAGGAACTCGGCCTCCAGCCCATCATCAAAAACCGCGTTGTTCTCTGGCGACTCCGCAGCACCAACCCCCTCCGACGCTACAGCCAGCGCCGCCCCCTCAGCCAAGACGAAGCCAAAGCCCTTGTGATCATCGCGAGTCACCTCGCCCGTCGCCTCACCGTCTTGATCCGGCAGCTTCTTTTGGCCCACCAGCAGCTCCAAGACAAAAAGCTCTCAGTCGAGCATCACTTCCGGCTCTCGGAGTATCTAGAGCGCTTTCGTGCCCACTTCCGCTCCCGCATGAACCCCAAGCGGGCTGGCGTCATCAGCTACAACAACAGCCCCGAGCGGCTCAACGAATTGGCCATGAACTTGCTGGGACAACTGCTGTTTTGTACCGGGACGGCCGGCACACAGCGCTTTTGGTGCAGTTTGTTTGACGGGGAAGTGGAGTAA
- a CDS encoding OmpA family protein → MNDAPVSPPSPSPKVQRSWPVLTFVFRLLLLSVGVSLAWLVGMAIALFNPGASSEPPLVVQGLRRSQQWLGLRDPASSSAPQPAAPSANLSTSEQQALQQELEQLQAEAQSLASRAAQIEAQIGVQQSNEPLESRIQRLSQQIEGTSDFAQTPGSSSTTPVFRVTLPSDVLFANNQSTLKPEAEPILDSLVGDLQAYPSSTIRVAAHTDDVGSPEMNRALSLQRAAAVESYLSGVLGDGYHWVSVGFGEDLPLATGQAEGDRLRNRRLEITVEPK, encoded by the coding sequence GTGAATGACGCCCCTGTTTCTCCTCCGTCGCCTTCTCCCAAGGTGCAGCGAAGCTGGCCTGTGCTGACGTTTGTGTTTCGACTGCTGCTGCTCTCGGTGGGGGTGAGTCTGGCGTGGCTGGTGGGAATGGCGATCGCGCTGTTCAATCCCGGCGCTAGCAGTGAGCCGCCGCTGGTCGTCCAGGGTCTGCGGCGATCGCAGCAGTGGTTGGGCCTGCGGGATCCCGCGTCCAGCAGCGCTCCCCAGCCTGCTGCCCCCAGTGCCAATCTTTCGACGAGCGAGCAGCAGGCCCTCCAACAAGAACTGGAGCAACTGCAAGCTGAGGCCCAGTCTTTGGCCAGTCGCGCGGCCCAGATCGAAGCCCAGATCGGGGTTCAGCAGTCCAATGAGCCCCTGGAGTCGCGAATTCAGCGCCTCTCTCAGCAAATTGAGGGGACCAGTGACTTTGCACAGACACCGGGCAGCAGCTCGACTACGCCCGTCTTTCGCGTGACGCTGCCCAGCGATGTGCTGTTTGCGAACAACCAGAGCACCCTCAAGCCGGAGGCAGAGCCAATTCTCGATAGCTTGGTGGGCGATCTCCAGGCCTATCCCAGCAGCACGATTCGGGTCGCTGCCCATACCGATGACGTGGGCAGCCCCGAAATGAATCGGGCGCTCTCTCTCCAGCGGGCCGCAGCGGTGGAAAGCTACCTATCGGGCGTCCTGGGAGATGGCTATCACTGGGTGAGCGTGGGATTTGGGGAGGATCTGCCGCTGGCCACGGGCCAAGCCGAGGGCGATCGCCTGCGCAATCGTCGCCTGGAAATCACCGTTGAGCCCAAGTGA
- a CDS encoding DUF4335 domain-containing protein: MQRQYSLPNCKLVLEGIEDIPAEGALDPRPPINVLVNAECHIQGHEQPLSGGRTFFEGLVNAVNHYAQSFFSSVSAPESRRGKASPVTIERLDQNRHRIVIHPEAMSSEEAAAARTGPLEMDLTTVQLFDLVEAVDQFFADSRTLPDLSCQLQPVSRKHAKAERPLQERALPAAVGISGLAAAAVAVFLLPIPNLERPRDPAAQSRNGNNPNETSAAQAGQTGQPDSEELAAMIASAREIVDPNQLNALRQSLYDTIDQAWSEEPEFSEPLSYKVSVGEDGAVLGYDGMDLVSDESVNQTPLLDLVYIPPEGGVAPRETIALFKVVFRPSGVLEVSPWRGFRSPPSDGPTIDDPAQIEELTGSVYDQINNAWDEEPSFEQDLVFRVGVTSEGKIAEYEAVNQPARDYGQEIPLPSLVERSPSSSTAAETATTEASTVPPVPLAQFKVVFTSRGVLQVNPWDGYPDS; the protein is encoded by the coding sequence ATGCAGCGTCAATATAGTTTGCCTAACTGCAAGCTGGTTCTCGAAGGGATCGAAGACATTCCGGCAGAAGGAGCCCTCGATCCGCGACCTCCCATCAATGTCTTGGTGAATGCAGAGTGCCACATCCAGGGGCATGAGCAGCCTTTGAGCGGGGGACGCACCTTTTTTGAGGGGCTTGTGAATGCTGTGAACCACTATGCCCAGAGCTTCTTTAGCAGCGTCTCGGCGCCCGAAAGCCGACGCGGCAAGGCGTCTCCGGTCACGATCGAGCGCCTCGACCAAAATCGTCACCGCATCGTGATTCACCCAGAAGCGATGTCGAGTGAGGAGGCGGCCGCTGCGCGGACTGGTCCCCTGGAGATGGATCTCACGACGGTGCAGCTGTTTGACTTGGTGGAGGCGGTCGACCAGTTCTTTGCCGACAGCCGCACGCTGCCGGATCTGTCTTGTCAGCTCCAGCCCGTTTCCCGCAAGCACGCGAAGGCCGAGCGTCCCCTCCAAGAGCGCGCTTTGCCGGCGGCGGTTGGGATCTCGGGGCTAGCGGCGGCGGCGGTGGCGGTCTTCTTGCTGCCGATCCCCAACCTGGAGCGGCCGCGCGATCCTGCGGCCCAGTCGCGCAACGGCAATAATCCGAATGAGACCTCTGCGGCGCAGGCGGGCCAGACAGGCCAGCCTGACTCGGAGGAATTGGCGGCCATGATCGCCTCAGCGCGAGAAATTGTGGACCCCAATCAGCTCAATGCTTTGCGCCAAAGCCTGTATGACACCATTGACCAAGCCTGGTCTGAGGAGCCTGAGTTTTCGGAACCCCTGAGCTACAAGGTGAGCGTGGGCGAAGATGGGGCTGTGCTGGGCTACGACGGTATGGATTTGGTGTCTGATGAATCGGTGAACCAAACGCCGCTGCTGGACTTGGTGTACATCCCGCCAGAAGGGGGAGTTGCCCCTCGCGAGACGATCGCCCTTTTCAAGGTGGTCTTTCGTCCGAGCGGTGTCCTGGAGGTGAGCCCCTGGCGCGGCTTTCGATCGCCCCCTAGCGATGGACCGACCATCGACGACCCTGCGCAAATCGAGGAGTTGACGGGCTCAGTCTACGACCAAATCAACAATGCTTGGGACGAGGAGCCTTCCTTTGAGCAGGATTTGGTGTTCCGAGTGGGAGTCACCAGCGAAGGCAAGATCGCCGAGTATGAGGCGGTGAACCAGCCGGCCCGTGATTATGGCCAGGAGATCCCCTTGCCGAGTCTGGTCGAGCGATCGCCCTCGTCGTCTACTGCTGCTGAGACTGCGACCACAGAGGCGTCTACAGTGCCCCCTGTGCCCCTTGCTCAGTTCAAGGTCGTCTTTACGTCCCGAGGGGTCCTACAAGTCAATCCTTGGGATGGCTACCCCGACTCTTAA
- a CDS encoding aminotransferase class V-fold PLP-dependent enzyme has protein sequence MPRTTYGKHWSLDPAVIFLNHGSFGACPRPVLERQRQLRDRLEAQPLRFFVQEIEPLLDQARQALAAFVGAEPENLAFVPNATTGVNTVLRSRCSGPDRLQPGDELLTTNHGYNACNNALRFLAEQTGARIVVAEVPFPLARPEAVVAAVMARVTDRTRLALLDHVTSQTGLIFPLETLVPQLTAAGVETLIDGAHAPGMIPLDLRAIAPTYYTGNAHKWLCCPKGSAFLYVHPDRHENMRPLTISHGANSPRRDRSRFWLEFDWPGTVDPTPYLCVPEAIAFLGSLLPGGWPALMQHNHAKAIAARDLLCRTLGVAAPCPDDMLGTLASVALPDGDWQSLQAILLDQFQIEVPIVPWPTAPRRWVRISAQIYNDETEYAALAEALTVTLAQERSGSPIA, from the coding sequence ATGCCAAGGACAACCTACGGGAAACATTGGTCCCTCGATCCGGCAGTCATTTTTCTCAACCATGGTTCTTTTGGGGCCTGCCCGAGACCAGTCTTGGAACGGCAGCGGCAGCTGCGCGATCGCCTGGAGGCGCAGCCGCTGCGATTTTTTGTCCAGGAAATAGAGCCGCTGCTGGATCAGGCGCGCCAGGCCTTGGCCGCATTTGTGGGGGCGGAGCCGGAGAATTTGGCTTTTGTGCCCAACGCCACGACGGGGGTGAATACGGTCCTGCGATCGCGCTGTAGCGGCCCCGATCGCCTCCAGCCGGGCGATGAGCTGCTGACAACGAATCACGGCTACAACGCGTGCAACAATGCGCTGCGGTTTTTGGCGGAGCAGACGGGGGCGCGCATTGTGGTGGCGGAGGTGCCTTTTCCCCTGGCAAGGCCCGAAGCGGTGGTGGCGGCGGTGATGGCTCGGGTGACGGACCGGACCCGCCTGGCGCTGCTGGACCACGTGACCAGCCAGACAGGGCTGATCTTTCCGCTGGAGACGCTGGTGCCGCAGCTGACGGCGGCGGGGGTCGAGACGCTGATTGATGGGGCCCACGCGCCGGGAATGATTCCGCTGGATCTGAGGGCGATCGCCCCGACCTACTACACTGGCAACGCCCACAAGTGGCTGTGCTGCCCCAAGGGGTCGGCGTTCCTCTACGTGCACCCCGATCGCCACGAAAATATGCGGCCCCTCACGATCAGCCACGGGGCCAACTCGCCCCGGCGCGATCGCTCTCGGTTTTGGCTGGAGTTTGACTGGCCGGGGACGGTGGACCCGACGCCCTACCTGTGCGTGCCGGAGGCGATCGCCTTTTTGGGGTCGCTGCTGCCGGGAGGGTGGCCCGCGCTGATGCAGCACAACCACGCCAAGGCGATCGCGGCGCGCGACCTCTTGTGCCGGACGCTGGGCGTTGCGGCTCCCTGTCCAGATGACATGCTGGGAACCCTGGCCTCGGTGGCGCTGCCCGACGGCGACTGGCAGTCTCTCCAGGCCATTCTGCTGGACCAGTTCCAGATCGAAGTGCCCATCGTGCCGTGGCCCACAGCGCCCCGACGCTGGGTCCGCATTTCCGCCCAGATCTACAACGATGAGACCGAATACGCGGCCCTAGCCGAGGCGCTAACGGTGACTTTGGCCCAGGAGCGCTCTGGCTCGCCGATCGCCTAA
- a CDS encoding class I SAM-dependent methyltransferase codes for MHPPRPGNRALYPFLVERIAAHPQRRISFADYMDWVLYHPEHGYYASRPNQFGMQGDFVTSPYLASDFGELLAEQWVDVWQSLGGGPMTLLEMGAGQGLLARDSLRYLAKHHRACFEALSYRIVEKSPALRAVQRSQLAEFGAIAGKVAWSTWEAIAPSSLVGCCFSNELVDAFPVHQVVVQGGQLQEVYVTVDEGGGLTEVLGELSTPRLQAYFELNEIDLLAPGYPEGYRTEVNLAALDWLETVSDRLQRGYVVTIDYGYPASRYYAPARSQGTLQCYYQHQHHGDPYIHVGQQDLTAHVNFTALERQGDRCGLQNLGFTQQGLFLMALGLGDRLTALSAGGSAIATADDISRIFQRREVLHSLMDPMGLGNFGVLVQSKGLSDAEQERSLKGLQQPF; via the coding sequence ATGCATCCTCCTCGTCCTGGCAATCGCGCTCTGTACCCGTTTTTGGTGGAGCGGATTGCGGCCCATCCCCAGCGCCGCATTTCCTTTGCAGACTATATGGACTGGGTGCTGTATCACCCGGAGCATGGCTACTATGCCTCGCGGCCCAATCAGTTTGGGATGCAGGGGGATTTTGTGACGTCGCCCTATTTGGCGAGCGACTTTGGGGAGCTGCTGGCGGAGCAGTGGGTCGATGTGTGGCAGAGCCTGGGCGGGGGGCCGATGACGCTGCTGGAGATGGGCGCAGGCCAGGGACTACTGGCCCGCGATAGCCTGCGCTATCTGGCCAAGCACCATCGGGCTTGTTTTGAGGCGCTGAGCTATCGCATTGTCGAAAAGTCTCCGGCCCTTCGGGCGGTCCAGCGATCGCAGCTGGCAGAGTTTGGGGCGATCGCGGGCAAGGTTGCCTGGAGCACTTGGGAGGCGATCGCCCCGAGTTCTCTGGTGGGCTGCTGCTTCTCCAATGAGCTGGTGGACGCGTTCCCGGTTCATCAGGTGGTGGTGCAAGGGGGCCAGCTCCAGGAGGTGTATGTGACGGTGGACGAGGGCGGCGGCCTGACGGAGGTGCTGGGGGAGCTATCTACGCCGCGCTTGCAGGCATATTTTGAGCTGAACGAGATTGATTTGCTGGCTCCGGGGTACCCCGAGGGCTACCGAACCGAGGTCAACTTGGCAGCCCTGGACTGGCTGGAGACGGTGAGCGATCGCCTCCAGCGGGGCTACGTCGTGACCATTGACTATGGCTATCCGGCCAGCCGCTACTACGCACCGGCCCGCAGCCAGGGCACCTTGCAGTGCTATTACCAGCACCAGCACCACGGCGATCCCTATATTCACGTGGGTCAGCAGGATCTGACGGCCCACGTGAATTTCACAGCGCTCGAGCGCCAGGGCGATCGCTGCGGCCTCCAGAACCTGGGCTTCACGCAGCAGGGGCTGTTTTTGATGGCTCTGGGCCTGGGCGATCGCCTGACGGCGCTGTCGGCGGGGGGCAGCGCGATCGCCACCGCCGACGACATCAGCCGCATCTTCCAGCGGCGGGAGGTGCTCCACAGCCTGATGGACCCTATGGGCCTCGGCAACTTTGGCGTCCTGGTTCAGAGCAAAGGGCTCAGCGACGCCGAACAGGAGCGATCGCTCAAGGGACTCCAGCAGCCCTTTTAG
- the mutS gene encoding DNA mismatch repair protein MutS — protein MTVSPEAFGPDASDGLPERRAKAINSLTDHRLADRELLTPMMRHYADLKDDYSHALLLYRVGDFFECFFQDAVAVARELELVLTSKEGGKDIGRVAMAGVPYHALDRYCAQLVEKGYAVAICDQMEYASQAQGLVRREITRVMTPGTVLEEGMLNARRNNFLAAVVLAGSAWGLAVADVSTGEFLTTQASDLEQLTQELMRLQPSEVLVPTNAPDLGGLLRPGERSSHLPDCLPTQFCYALRSQASFALPEARQRLLEWLRVRSLEGMGCDHLPLAVRAAGGLLAYLEDTQRETPVPLQTLRTYALTDYLILDHQSRRNLEITQTVRDGTFHGSLLWALDRTVTAMGSRMLRRWLLQPLLKVEAIAQRQETLQELVDNGTLRQDLQALLRDIYDLERLAGRAGSGTANARDLVALADSFGRLPDLATLVAQGRSPYLQALQSVPPVLEQLGHTLKAHLVESPPLSLTDGNLIRSGVNADLDTRRSQIEDDQIWINNLEKSERDRTGVSTLKVGYNKTFGYYISISRAKADQVPDNYLRKQTLTNEERYITPELKEREARIFSARDDLNQLEYEIFAALRTQVGEQAALIRQVAQAVAAADVLCGLAEVAVYRGYCRPQLGEGRTIAVEAGRHPVVEQSLPAGFFVPNSTHLGDRGVTAPDLIVLTGPNASGKSCYLRQVGLIQLMAQVGSFVPATSATLGICDRIFTRVGAVDDLATGQSTFMVEMNETANILNHATPQSLVLLDEIGRGTATFDGLAIAWSVAEYLAGEIGARTIFATHYHELNELASLLPNVANYQVVVKELPDQIVFLHQVQPGGADRSYGIEAGRLAGLPAVVIQRARQVMSQIEKHSKIAVGLRKTSAIADKPEKNGRSPSPSASENRPEQLDIFGG, from the coding sequence ATGACCGTTTCCCCTGAGGCCTTTGGGCCTGACGCCAGCGACGGCTTGCCAGAGCGCCGCGCCAAAGCCATCAACAGCCTCACCGACCACCGCTTAGCGGATCGGGAGCTGCTGACGCCCATGATGCGCCACTACGCCGACCTCAAAGACGACTATTCCCACGCGCTCCTGCTGTACCGAGTGGGGGATTTCTTTGAGTGCTTTTTCCAGGATGCGGTGGCGGTGGCGCGGGAGCTGGAGCTGGTGCTCACGAGCAAGGAAGGGGGCAAGGACATTGGCCGCGTCGCCATGGCGGGCGTTCCTTACCACGCCCTCGATCGCTACTGCGCCCAGCTCGTCGAGAAGGGCTACGCGGTGGCGATCTGCGATCAGATGGAGTATGCGTCCCAGGCCCAGGGCTTGGTGCGGCGCGAGATCACGCGGGTGATGACGCCGGGTACGGTCCTCGAAGAAGGAATGCTGAACGCTCGCCGCAATAATTTTTTGGCGGCGGTGGTGCTGGCGGGCAGCGCTTGGGGTCTGGCAGTGGCGGATGTGTCGACGGGCGAGTTTCTCACCACCCAGGCCAGCGACCTAGAGCAGCTCACCCAGGAGCTGATGCGGCTGCAGCCGTCGGAGGTGCTGGTGCCTACCAATGCGCCGGATCTGGGCGGCCTTTTGCGACCGGGGGAGCGATCGAGCCATTTGCCGGACTGCCTGCCGACCCAGTTTTGCTACGCCCTGCGATCGCAAGCGTCCTTTGCGCTGCCGGAGGCCCGCCAGCGTCTGCTGGAGTGGCTGCGGGTGCGGTCCCTCGAAGGCATGGGCTGCGACCATTTGCCCCTGGCGGTGCGGGCAGCGGGCGGGCTGCTGGCCTACTTGGAGGACACCCAGCGAGAAACCCCGGTCCCCCTGCAAACGTTGCGCACCTACGCCCTGACTGACTATTTGATCCTGGATCACCAGAGCCGCCGCAATCTGGAGATCACCCAAACGGTGCGCGACGGGACTTTTCACGGATCGCTCCTGTGGGCGCTCGATCGCACAGTGACGGCGATGGGGTCGCGGATGCTGCGGCGCTGGCTCCTGCAACCGCTGCTGAAGGTAGAGGCGATCGCCCAGCGCCAGGAGACCCTCCAGGAACTGGTGGACAACGGCACGCTGCGCCAGGATTTGCAGGCCCTCCTGCGAGACATTTATGACCTGGAGCGGCTGGCCGGACGGGCCGGATCGGGGACCGCCAATGCGCGAGATTTGGTGGCGCTGGCGGACTCCTTTGGCCGCTTACCCGATCTGGCGACGCTGGTAGCCCAAGGGCGATCGCCCTACCTCCAGGCTCTCCAGAGCGTGCCCCCGGTCCTGGAGCAGCTCGGCCACACCCTCAAGGCCCACCTGGTGGAGTCGCCGCCCCTCTCCCTCACCGACGGCAACCTGATTCGCTCTGGGGTCAATGCCGACCTGGATACCCGCCGCAGCCAGATCGAAGACGACCAAATTTGGATCAACAACCTCGAAAAATCCGAGCGCGATCGCACCGGCGTTTCGACCCTCAAGGTCGGCTACAACAAGACCTTTGGCTACTACATCAGCATCTCTCGGGCCAAGGCCGACCAGGTGCCGGACAACTATCTGCGCAAGCAGACCCTCACCAACGAAGAGCGCTACATCACGCCCGAGCTGAAGGAGCGCGAGGCCCGCATATTCTCAGCGCGGGACGACCTCAACCAGCTGGAGTACGAAATTTTCGCGGCGCTGCGGACCCAGGTCGGGGAGCAAGCGGCCCTGATTCGCCAGGTGGCTCAGGCTGTGGCGGCGGCGGATGTGCTGTGCGGCTTGGCGGAGGTGGCGGTGTATCGCGGCTACTGCCGCCCCCAACTCGGCGAAGGGCGCACCATCGCCGTGGAGGCAGGCCGCCATCCCGTGGTGGAGCAGTCTCTACCGGCGGGCTTCTTTGTCCCCAATTCGACCCACCTGGGCGATCGCGGTGTCACAGCGCCAGATCTGATCGTGCTCACCGGCCCCAATGCCAGCGGCAAAAGCTGCTATCTGCGCCAAGTCGGGCTGATTCAACTGATGGCTCAGGTGGGGAGTTTTGTGCCAGCCACCTCGGCTACCTTGGGCATCTGCGATCGCATTTTTACCCGCGTCGGGGCCGTCGACGACCTGGCGACGGGCCAGTCTACCTTCATGGTAGAGATGAACGAGACCGCCAACATTCTCAACCACGCGACGCCCCAGTCCTTGGTGCTGCTGGACGAAATCGGCCGCGGCACCGCCACCTTTGACGGGCTGGCGATCGCCTGGTCCGTGGCGGAGTACCTGGCGGGCGAGATCGGCGCTCGCACCATCTTTGCTACCCATTACCACGAGCTCAACGAGCTGGCCTCGCTGCTGCCCAACGTGGCCAACTACCAGGTGGTGGTGAAGGAACTGCCGGACCAAATCGTGTTTCTCCATCAGGTGCAGCCCGGCGGGGCCGATCGCTCCTACGGCATTGAGGCGGGGCGACTGGCGGGGCTGCCAGCGGTGGTGATCCAGCGGGCGCGGCAGGTGATGAGCCAGATCGAAAAGCACAGCAAAATCGCCGTGGGCCTGCGCAAAACCAGCGCGATCGCCGACAAACCTGAGAAAAACGGGCGATCGCCCAGTCCCAGCGCCTCCGAGAACCGCCCTGAGCAGCTTGATATTTTTGGTGGCTAG